Sequence from the Penaeus vannamei isolate JL-2024 chromosome 25, ASM4276789v1, whole genome shotgun sequence genome:
GACCTCACAATTTTTTTTAATCGGTGTGAtacatgctttcctatctttcttatatacTCTTTGGTATTTGGTTTTGCTAATACCTAATAAGGTGTTTGCCTACACGCTAGAGGACGCACATAAGAACACATCcaacacactaacacaaaaatGCGACCGAGAGAAATTTTTGCCGCGTCATCGTGGACTTGTGTACGGTAATACGGCCATAAAGTAGTTATTCGTTTGCTCTGTAGATTATTGCGTCATTTCTATACACGACATTATGAATGACttgcatcgtgtgtgtgtgtgtgtgtgtgtgtgtgtgtgtgtgtgtgtgtgtgtgtgtgtgtgtgtgtgtgtgtgtgtgtgtgtgtgtgtgtgtgtgtgtgtgtggtcacgaGAGACGAGGAACATGtaggaatgagaataaggaggaagaagatcgaacggaagaggagaggaagaagggaaaacgaGGAGATTGCGTCAGTGAAGACCCGAAGGCAtaagagacaaggaagaagaggccACGAACATAatagagtggaagaaggagatacACACCGGAAGAGGAAGGTCcgcagatgtatatgtgtatatctatctatctatctatctatctatctatctatctatctatatatatatatatatatatatcttacatatatcttATCTTCACAGCGTAACAGCCAATCACCTCTTCATGTGTACCCTTTTCCTTATATATCTGTTGCTCAGTTGACTCGTTATCTACCCTTCTGATTGTACATATACACCAGTCCATCAAGATCAGTTACGTGAATGAACAGGTCCATTTCTCGATCTACGATGTATCTGCCTCCCCGTCAGTCTGTTTTCAAATaagtatgtttacgtgtgtgtgtagaaagatgtatagcgtgagagagagagagagagagagagagagagagagagttagagggggaaataagagggtagttaaagagagaaatgggtaaATGACCATAAAAGGAGAATTAGACAGGGAGGCAAGTAAGCATGACTAGACAACAAGGCGAGATGGCATTTCAGTCTATctagtctatcagtctatcttcaaatatgtatgtttgtgtgtttgtagaaagatgtatagatacacacacgcagaggagggggaaggagcgaggaagagagagagaagttggggaaaggagggagggagggagagaaggagggggaatgagggagagagagagagagatgggggagtaaAGGGgtggagttaaagagagagagagggccaggaatgaaagagaaagaaatgggggagggggttagtgagagagggaggcggggatgagagaaagagagatggggggttaaagagagagagagagagagagaagacgatacAAGAAGTAAACACAGCCAACCCCTGGGGAGAAGACCATATAAGGAGACCTAGACAGGGAGACAAGTAAGCATGACTAGACAACAAGGACCTTGGGTAAGATTTTAGCTGTCCTGGGTAATTCAACCTCGCCCTTAGCTTATAACAGACCCCTGTTTAGCCCTTTCCTGCCTCGGGCGCGAGATGGCAGTTCAGGGACAGTGAAGAATGCAAGTTGTTCCTTTTTACTTAACTATTTCCTTGAGTTCGGGAGTAGGAAATGGTCTTAAGGGAATAAATATAGTGTACAATATGCgtcttatttcatcatcatcattattattattattattattattattattattattattattattttgcagatAGTTTCTTAGGATGAAATAACATCAGGAACCACTGACCTACatctaaagaaaaaatatgtcatTATTAGTTCATTTCCACAAACACACGGATAGAACGACCAAagctgagaggaaaagaaaaatacctaCAGTGTAGAATCCTCTTCAGGTAAAGTTACAGAatgaaaaaacaactaaataagtGACATGACATAGGTCGAGTAAAGCACAGGGACTCCCATTAGGTAAAAACCCACGCTATATAAGGCAATGATTATCAGGGGATATTTTAAGACAGATTTAACACTATACAGTTTGTTTGACTGTCAGAAAACTTTGTGGTTTGTATTAGCAGTATATTCACAGAATATTTATGAATTGCTCCGGGTTGTTAGCGACTCCTTGCAGCCTTATTTACaagtgtctcatatatatatatatatatatatatatatatatatatatatatatatatatatatatatgtgtgtgtgtgtgtgtgtgtgtgtgtgtgtgtgtgtgtgtgtgcgcgcgcgtgtgtgtgtgtgcgtgtgcatgtgtgtgtgtgtgtgcgtgtgtgtgtgtgtgtgtttataccgaAACCCAATATGGTTCCCTTCGTTATTTCTTTTCAAGTTATGAATATGGTCAATAAAAACCTGGAAAATCCCCCCAAAGATGCCAGCCAACAACAcgcatttctcctcttcctaccaacCCGAGAGAAGACTCGAGAAACCGAAGGTAGAAGTTCctgttgggaaggggggggggcatccagacgatgggaagggggggggagcatccagacgatgggaagggggggggcatccaagtactccccaccccccatccctcaacTTTTCAACGGTAATGTGTATAAGTGAGGGTGGTTTTTAAATAACATACAATGGGAAACATGAAAGAATTAGAATGAACACAAATTTAGGAAAATGGGTTCACATGGCCGTTTCGTGAAGGAGAAACAAGGGTATGGTTTCATATAAACGGTATGCTTTTACACCCTAAACATTGTGGTTACGGGATAGACTGGCTGAATATTTACGAAACATGGAACATTTGAACATCAGTGATAAAAAGTGGttactttcatgataattcagGATAAGCATTTTCAAAGTATAAAaatgacatatttatacacgaagacaacagaataacaaGATGGGAAATGTATGCAAGCAATAAGGGTTGGATTAGCGTATTCTACGGTCACTTCATCACCGTTATCTCGTTCGGGGCGCAAGGTGCTTTGGAATCTTGAGAAATAAGAAGCACAAGACTTTTGTGGTCTGCGAGGCTCGAGCTAATCCAACCCTTATTGCTTGCATACATTTCCCATCttgttattctgttgtcttcgtgtatatatatgtcatatatgtcgaaaaggtatgaatgagaatggatatcttcagcatagaagaaatgtatttaaccggtttcgattctatcttcgtcagaaatacaatacgTCGAGGTCACTCGAGAGGTAAGATGTGCGAATCTAATTCTTCAAAAGCTCTAGGAAGTTAGATATCATTTTGAagattttccttttgttattcaaGTCACGTAAACAGATGATATATTCGCATTcttctatttgtgtttgtcttaTAAAAGTGATTCTTGACATACTGCTCATACTTAttattcattagtatcattgtttatTAGGTATTGCTATAATAATTGACCTTTTAAATCTATTTGAGcagtatttcctctttttttatcagcATTTAGGAAATAATTAATAGGCACAAAataaattaccattttattattctgTATATGACCAAtgaatcatataaaaaaatatttatatttcatcataTAGGTATAAGTAAATCagctatataacatatatctgcaTCTACGATGCCTTCCTTCAATATCAAGTATTAATATCTGtataggaaaaacaagaaaacaacatttAGATATCAATCTGGAATAACAATTTTCTCAGTAGATTCTCTATATGGCACATAATTCCatttagaagagagaaaaatctgaGAGATCAAGTTCCTTCTTCAGGGCGCTCCTGACGCGGGGATGAGCCCGGCCTCCGTCAACTCGTCGAACACGGAGAGGAACCGCGGCCGCATCAGAGGGTTCGTGTCGACCATCTCCAAGCTCTTCGCTCGGCAATCCGCGAGGACCCTCTCCAGGTCGTCCGCACCGTCTCCCGACGCCACGAACTCTGGCACGTCCTCCGGCTCCATCAGCAAGGCACCTATGATCATCATGTTGAAGATGGCCCCGAGGATGTTCAAGCGTCGGAATTCCTGCACGACTTCGACCTCACTGAGGCGCCCCTCGCCTCCAGCTCCTCCGGCCTCCACCACGCCGTTGAAGTGGCCTCGGTACGTCTCCAGGAGGGCGTCCAGGTTGGGCTTCCTCACGTCACCCGTGAGGCTCGTGTACAGGAAGTAGTTGAGGTCCACGGCGAAGGATTCCCGCCGACACACCTGCAGGTCGATCAGCATCACTTCCACAGGGACGCCGTCTTCGTCGTATCTGCTCGCAGTGAGAGAAGGCAATTTGATATATGTCGATGGCATTGACGGTAACCATCTTTTCATTGACAGTAACAATTCTGGTTTGTGTTCTGAAAACATTAGGCCTCCAAGTGTTACTGTTaaaactatcattacaattatacttgttatcaatatcattatcattgttcttattactatcatgattataacattattattttttattatatatatgtatatatacatgaatttacgTATATAACTGTCTTTTGCAAAGAATAAGGAAATTATTGGAGCTTTTAAGGAGGATGCGACTTCTCCGTACGCCCACCAATAGTGCACACACTTTATCATGGAATATCTTACTTGAAAAGCAGGTTGTTATTCCAGGCGTCGCCATGACATATGACTTGATGCTTGCATGGTTCCATTTGCTTCTCGAAAATCTCTCGCAACTTCGACTTAGTACTCTCAGCCCATGTGATGGACGACTCATACCCCCCCACCTTCTTCATGATGAGTATTCCCGTATCTATAACTCCCTCCAACATCTTTATTATGGCTGATCCATCTTCCGTCATGTTAATCCAGCCTCTGTGCAGAAGCGTGTCTTTGGAATACTCGGGGTCTTTCTTCTGCAGCAACAGAGAGGCAGCGTGGAGTCTGGCCAGCTCTTTCAACACCAGGCTTGCGTGCGCGACGTCCAGCCCCCTCCGACGGTCGAACATCTTGAAGCCCCGAGGCCTCAAATCTTCCAGGAAAAtcagctccttcttcttctccagggTGCCGTAGTGACACTCCGGCACCGCCAGAGGGCTCAGCTCGTGCTCCCGCAACACCCCGTTCAGCTGAGGCAGCAGCTTCACGTAGAATTCCGCTTCTTTGAGGAAGATCGTGTGGGTCATTTCCTCGAAGCTCTCCATGCCGTGGCAAGGGTTGATCTTCACGATGTACGTTATGCTTTCGTCGTTGCCATTGAGGTCGAAGTCCAGCTCGACGCTCGACACCACCGATGCGTAGTTGTCGCCCTTGCTGGTGAAGTCCTTGATCTGCCAGGAGGTGAGTCTCGCCTCGCCGCCCTTGTGCGCCTTCAGGGCCTCCTTCACCGCCTCCTCCGTTATCAGGTTATGGCATGCTTGAATTCTCTCTGCAACAGAATGaacatgtttatgatatataaaaacatgGATTTTTGTactacgtacatgtgtgtgtgtgagagagagactatagcatactgcataacatGTATAATGCTAGCTCACAGATCATGCTGGTTTCCACGTGTTTGTTTTCCTGATGTAGTGCCATGGACCCCTCATGGCATGATTCTAAATATACGGCCCATGTGTATGCTATCTAAGCCAGCTTGGGTGACGACCCAGGCCCAAAAGAATTCAGCACAGGTTGACCCAGTCTCACTCTCCGCTGACCGTGCCCCCGCCTCGCCAGGGCGGGCTGGCAACAGAACCCACTCAGACTCTGACTTATCCTCTCTGCGAGAATGAGCCGGCCTCTCTGCTGATTGTCCCCTGCCTCGGTGGGAGGGCTAGCTGCGGATTCACCCAGCAATGATAATTAATTCTCTCGTTTATCGAGATGAATATTGTTTTATCTATAACGAATTCAATTTGTTTGTGATTTCTCTCAAACTGAGAATTTTCTCCTTGTGATTCGCATTTATTTCATGATTTCTGTGTACTCCATTCTCTTCTTGTACGAATTTCGTTGattgattgttgaatttcactcGTTTTGGACTCTTTTGGTTAATTTTATTCTCTCTTGATTTCGTTATTCGCATTCACGAACGTGcatatcatttatttctctctagtTTGCCCCCCGACTGacctcactttccccttctttcagTCGTGGCGGGAAGGAAACTGGTTGATTTGCCCGTCATTGCTAAATGGTGACACGTTCTCTTGGCGGGAAAACATAGCTTTGGCCAcaaatatgtatgaattcatTATATGAAAATAGCGTTAGAATCTTTCCCTTTCATAGTGCACAAGGATGCGCATCTAATAGATCTCTCGCTCTGTCGTCCGAGAGTGAGTAGGTAAATAATGAAGTTATTCATTCGATTGGCAACTCAAATCAGTGTGAGCCTGTGTGACGTCTGTTTGTAAATGTAGGACTAGGGTTTTGAGCAAGAATAATGATTCCCATATTAATCACACCCTTCTCACTTTACTTAACCACTTGCATGTTCGGGATATCTCAGCAGTCATGTCATTCGTGAAATAGATAGTCACAAGCACCCATCAGAAATTATTAGAGTAAAGACGGTAACGATAGAATTTCGAGTCTCGTTCAATTCACTTAATTTCGTTCGGTAATTTGGGTAAAAAGGGAAACCCCATCTACTGATGAAGTCTAACATACTTTGAACACGAGTAAGCGAAAAAATAATTACTTCAGCCTATCAGCATTTATAGCGAATCCGTAATTATGATTAAATACAATCGGGGATAGCATTAcaacatttctgaactgggaagTTTGTATTGTGAAagctcgcaaaaaaaaaaagaaaaaaaaaagtcaccattCATCATTTAATGTTGAGTTCAATGTGGTAGTTGAAATAATGTTATATTAACATAATACATGATTATAACATTTGCCAAAATGAACATTGTTATTCATTTGTAAATCATTCTTCGTGTGAACTCGGTGTCTCTTtacgatattcacacacacacacacacacacacacacacacaatcgatcATTCACGCAGAACAATAGACAGAAACTTTCCTGAATAAAATCTGTCCTAGTTGTAGGCATAAAGAGTAATAAGGTATCTCTTTTGCCCACGATTTGGCAATCGTGACGAGTTACAACATAACATGCAATCATTTCATATTCACTCATTCGCGCAGAACACTATAAATGTATTCAAATCTTCACTAAGAGTATCTGTTGTATTGTTgttgcaggttatctcttttgCCCGCGACGTTGCCAGTCGTGATGAGTGACTGATGCACAGTTCtcacacatatattttctttctctaagaAATGACAATTGGTTCAAGTAAATCACTGTCATTCCCCTTATCTACTCTCATATCTATCTGATGGTTCGTAACTTAAGGTCTTGAACTACAAAAGAACAACTCTGTAAATATATTCAAATCTTCATTAAGAGGATTTGTTGTATTGTTGAAGGTTATCTCTTTTGCCCACGATGTTGATGCACAATTCtcacacatatattttctttctctaagaAATGACAATTGGTTCAAGTAGATCCTCGCGGATTGTTGCTGTCATTCCCCTTATCTACTttcatatctatctgagatggtttgTAGCTGAAGATCTGTGAGGATTATTACTCCCATCTCCCACACTTACTTTcttcttgaaaaatacaaaagtgaaaaatcTGACTACCTTGGCCCTTATGTGTATGATCTGGTTCGATAATACATTAACAGGACTGTGGATATCCGACACAGCACCGAAGGAGTTATAACTGCAGTACAGTTGCCTTGGAATGCTGTGAGACAGACTTCGCCGGAAGATCGCCAGTCCCGAGGACCAGGACTCATTAGTGCAGGCAGTAAGTGACCCCAGGATGCAGTGGAAGGGCGCCACCAGCTAGGAACTCGTCAGAGTAAGTATCAGTCGCCCCAGGATGCCTGCCTGGACACCCGTAGATCTGGTCAAACTCCAGGAGTTCATCAGTGCAGGTATAAGCCGCCCTCAGATGCCGGAAAGGACGCCCCTGCCTCGACGCCTGTAGACCCAGATGCAGGTTACGAGGACATGAGGATGAACGCGAAGCAGAGAAGGACCTGGATGAGGTCTGTGAGGACGTGTGGACGAGCACGCCGCCGAGTAACACCTGGACAATGACTGCGATAAAGTCTGGACAATTCGAAGTCGAGGAGGATCTAGGTGAGACCGAGAACGTGTGGACGTCGAAGTTGGATGAATTCACTAAGGACCAAAAAGAGGCCTACAAGGAGGAGCAACACGAGGATGACCAAGGACAAGAACGCGAGGACAAGAAGACCAGCAGATCGGGTCCGATGATGGGTTACACTTGAGGCAAATCAAATGACGCCTCGTGGTTAGTAGGTGACCGAGGACTATAGTATACTGCATATCAATGTATCATGCTAGCTCACAGACCACGCTGGTTTCCACATGTTCGCAATGCTGCTGTGCTGCCATGTGTACGCCACCCAAACTAGCCTAGGTCACAACCCGGCCTCTCCGCTGGCCATGCCCCCCGCCTTGAGGGGCGGGCTGGCTGCGGATCCACCCAGCACTGACCAGTCTTGTATCATGTTTATTCTACTTGCGTGTAAACTCTTAAGAGTAAAGAGTGAAGCCGCACAAGTTTATTACTTAGCCTCAGCAGTTTCAATATAAGAAAGTTCATAACTTATAGAGAGTACTCACGAACGGAAGTCCATAAAGTCTGGTACATGTTTTTACCTAAACAATTATCGCATCTAAAATAAAAGAGGCAAttaggaggcagaaggaaggaggcaaTAAGACCCTTATGTTTAATATGGTAAaaactccttatatatatatatttttattattgtctttatcatcatcattattaacatcattatcatgtttattatcattattactaaatatcatcattattatcattattgttatcataatcattaactaactctctctcttatatatatatatatatatatatatatatatatatatatatatatgtatgtatgtatgtatgtatgtatatattataattattattaggagCAGCGgtgctaatagtagtagtagtagtagtagtagcatcagctgtagtagtagtgttagttgtagtattaatagcagtagcatccctattggtattagtatcaccatcatcaatatcaacatcatcattatctccaatattattgttatcaaggaCATGACCAACTTCACCTTCagagtattattagtatcattagataACGAATTAAACAACTTAAACACAAATACTTTACAAAATATGAATTTAAAAGAGAATTACTAATAAAACTAATCCGAAATAACCACAACATTCAATGACCTTTATTACAAGATACGAGATATAACTTCACTTCCTACGTCTTTCTCGGCCTTTAAATTTCATTCACTTCAACAATAGTCACTACTTACCTTCACTATTCATGTTTCGGTCAAGTCCCTTTCACCGCGCAAGACACAGAACACTCGACTTTATCCTCTCGCCACCGAAACACCACTGACTCGTTGGCCTGACGAAGCGAGAGTGATAAGTCCAGCACGGCGCCTCCATTCAAGGACGTTTCCATTGCGGCCCGGGTTCACTGGTGCTTCCCGCCGTGGCCCAGGTACGTTATGATTCATGGTTCTCGTGAGCTTTTGGTTTCGCTTACTGATGCCTAATAAGGTGTTTGCCTACACGCAAGGGGACGCACGTGATAAGAACACATCCAGCACACGTACGGTATGCAAATTCACCCGAACATAGAGTATTGTTAATCGTTTGTTCTCTAGATTATTGCATCATCTTTATGCAAGACATAGTGACTTGCAGGATGTGTGAGTGTGGTACGCGTGCGCGTGTGGTCGTGAGAGACGAGGGAAATGCATAGAAGAGAGTAAGGAGGATGAAGGTCGAAcggaaaacgagagacagaagggaagacgGGAAGATTGCATCAATGAAGACCTGAAGGcattagagagaaaggaagtagaagccacagaggaagaaggagatacgcACCGAAAGAGGAAAGCGCGCTTAAgatatgtttttatctatatatatcttatcttcaCAGGGTGGTGCCAATCACTTCTTTTTTgtatcctttcccttttttatgccTGCTGCTCAGTTGACTCGCTATCTACCCTTCTGATTGTACAGATACAGCAGTCCATCAAGATTTAGTCACGTGAATCAACAGGTTTATTTTTTCGATCTACGATGTATCTGCCTCCCAATCAGCCTGTCTTCaaatatgtctgtttgtatgtgtgtgtagaaaaatgtatagcgtgagagagagagaaagagtaagaggaggggggaaataggagggtagttaaagagagggagatatgggtAAATGGCCATAAAAGGAGAACTAGATAGTGAGACAACTAAGCATGACTAGACAACAAGGACCCTGGGTAAGATATTAGCTGTCCTGGGTAATTCAACCTCGCCCTTAGCTTATAACAGACCCCTGTTTAGCCCTTTCCTGCCTCGGGCGCGAGATGGCAGTTCAGGGACAGTCAAGAATGCAAGTTGTTCCTTTTTACTTAACTATTTGCTTGAGTTCGGGAGTAGGAAATGGTCTTAAGGGAACAAATATATTGAACATTATACGAGTCTCATTTCACGTTcttgggaaaagaaaaagaaaaaaatatatattgcaagcGACTTGCTGGGGTATAGTCAAAGGAATGCATGTTGGGAGCTGTTTCCAGTGTTTACGTTTTGTGTAAAGGTCAAGTTTATGTTTACAGTTTATACACCGTCAcaagtttatttctttattccaaGTTGCTCGCCCCATGCACCATTTGTGGTTCAGTAGTAATACCAGTAGAAATGGAATTGGAAATTTGCTTTTATTAAAAGGCtatattgtttatgttgttttcgtCAAACATTTCTTAGGGTGATAGACCTAAAGAACATTAGggaccacttaaaaaaaaaaaaaaaatcataaataaaacaatgatatcaataacaaaaattaattaaaaaacgtTAATTATTAAACAATTCCTACATACACATGGATAGAACCACCAAAACTCAGaattaa
This genomic interval carries:
- the LOC113810418 gene encoding uncharacterized protein isoform X1, producing MNSEERIQACHNLITEEAVKEALKAHKGGEARLTSWQIKDFTSKGDNYASVVSSVELDFDLNGNDESITYIVKINPCHGMESFEEMTHTIFLKEAEFYVKLLPQLNGVLREHELSPLAVPECHYGTLEKKKELIFLEDLRPRGFKMFDRRRGLDVAHASLVLKELARLHAASLLLQKKDPEYSKDTLLHRGWINMTEDGSAIIKMLEGVIDTGILIMKKVGGYESSITWAESTKSKLREIFEKQMEPCKHQVICHGDAWNNNLLFKYDEDGVPVEVMLIDLQVCRRESFAVDLNYFLYTSLTGDVRKPNLDALLETYRGHFNGVVEAGGAGGEGRLSEVEVVQEFRRLNILGAIFNMMIIGALLMEPEDVPEFVASGDGADDLERVLADCRAKSLEMVDTNPLMRPRFLSVFDELTEAGLIPASGAP
- the LOC113810418 gene encoding uncharacterized protein isoform X2, which translates into the protein MDYAERIQACHNLITEEAVKEALKAHKGGEARLTSWQIKDFTSKGDNYASVVSSVELDFDLNGNDESITYIVKINPCHGMESFEEMTHTIFLKEAEFYVKLLPQLNGVLREHELSPLAVPECHYGTLEKKKELIFLEDLRPRGFKMFDRRRGLDVAHASLVLKELARLHAASLLLQKKDPEYSKDTLLHRGWINMTEDGSAIIKMLEGVIDTGILIMKKVGGYESSITWAESTKSKLREIFEKQMEPCKHQVICHGDAWNNNLLFKYDEDGVPVEVMLIDLQVCRRESFAVDLNYFLYTSLTGDVRKPNLDALLETYRGHFNGVVEAGGAGGEGRLSEVEVVQEFRRLNILGAIFNMMIIGALLMEPEDVPEFVASGDGADDLERVLADCRAKSLEMVDTNPLMRPRFLSVFDELTEAGLIPASGAP